In Dehalococcoidales bacterium, the following proteins share a genomic window:
- a CDS encoding metal-sensitive transcriptional regulator: MASYLKDKQEILVRLRRMEGQLKGIQRMIDADEYCVDVLNQLSSVIAATQKVASIILADHIKGCVRDALTHGERNDEYVNELVKVVERFTNRK; the protein is encoded by the coding sequence GTGGCTTCATACTTAAAAGATAAACAGGAGATACTGGTGCGACTGCGGAGAATGGAGGGGCAACTCAAAGGCATCCAGCGCATGATTGACGCGGATGAGTACTGCGTGGACGTACTGAATCAGCTATCCTCCGTAATCGCCGCTACTCAGAAGGTGGCCTCTATCATCCTTGCCGACCACATTAAGGGTTGTGTCCGTGATGCCTTGACCCATGGTGAGCGAAATGACGAATATGTCAATGAGCTGGTGAAGGTGGTGGAACGGTTTACCAACCGGAAATGA